A genomic window from Lactobacillus sp. ESL0677 includes:
- the pgmB gene encoding beta-phosphoglucomutase encodes MKGVLFDLDGVIADTSIYHFQAWRKLIKDHFSLNLPNELEQQTKGVSRTDSLKAILNFLNIDVSKEQFEQLAAEKNQTYQKLLNNLTPKDILPGIQKLISDFKSHDVKLSLASASLNAPLILEKLDLRQDFDAIANPNEVKLGKPAPDIFLQAAKEIGVPPKDCVGIEDSIAGIDAINRAGSLSVGVGAKEELSKAKLLFPTTADLNYNQIETAWEQASIK; translated from the coding sequence ATGAAAGGCGTTCTCTTTGATTTGGACGGCGTTATTGCCGATACCTCAATTTATCATTTTCAAGCATGGCGCAAATTGATTAAGGATCATTTTTCATTAAACTTGCCTAATGAATTAGAACAACAAACTAAGGGTGTTAGTCGCACAGATTCCTTAAAAGCTATCCTGAATTTTTTAAATATTGATGTCAGTAAAGAGCAATTTGAACAATTAGCCGCTGAAAAAAATCAAACATACCAAAAATTACTAAACAATTTAACTCCAAAAGATATTTTACCGGGAATCCAAAAATTAATTAGTGATTTTAAGAGCCATGATGTCAAGCTTTCACTTGCTTCTGCAAGTTTAAATGCTCCTTTAATTTTAGAAAAATTAGATTTACGGCAAGACTTCGATGCCATAGCTAACCCGAATGAAGTTAAGCTTGGAAAACCTGCACCAGATATTTTTCTTCAAGCTGCAAAAGAAATTGGTGTGCCGCCAAAAGATTGCGTTGGCATTGAAGATTCCATTGCCGGAATCGATGCAATCAATCGTGCTGGCAGCCTATCAGTTGGTGTTGGCGCAAAAGAAGAATTAAGTAAAGCAAAGTTACTATTTCCAACAACAGCAGATCTAAATTACAATCAAATTGAAACAGCTTGGGAACAAGCATCAATTAAGTAA
- a CDS encoding DHA2 family efflux MFS transporter permease subunit produces the protein MSTKQNKLTTKQANCLFVVLLLCCILSSLMQTSMTTILPVIMKSLKVNASQGQWLTSAFTLTMGIMIPVTPFLLKRFSTRKIVITSLILFSMGLLVCTVANTLTIMILGRVFQAISCGIFVSLTQVVIVQIFPAQSVGTYMGIYGLAVGGVPVFSPTLSGYLTDKLGYRAIFGFVLVVTLIVLLISLRSVSNVSTGEKLRLDNVSLLLSVIGFGGLTLGIDQLGSYDYRKFAVLLLLIACIALIVFCNRQVKAKNPFLSLQPLKNADFTLALLASMILYAVMMAGSLILPLFLQNIQGFSSTATGLITLPGSIVMMIFSPIAGKLFDKYGIKPILIMGSLALFISCVGLANLSALTPTWYISIVYAFRMLAISMLMMPLVTWGMLKIDSGLTAHGSALISAMRTYAGAISMVAFTGIMTSVGHGKVTLAGINKSFIILSFLAGLQVLLAVVYLMMQRKNS, from the coding sequence ATGTCAACTAAACAAAATAAGTTAACGACTAAACAAGCCAATTGTTTGTTTGTCGTCTTACTGCTATGCTGCATTCTGAGTTCACTGATGCAAACATCGATGACAACGATTTTACCAGTGATTATGAAAAGTTTAAAAGTTAATGCTAGCCAGGGTCAATGGCTAACCAGTGCGTTTACTCTGACTATGGGAATTATGATTCCAGTAACACCATTTTTACTTAAACGTTTTTCAACGCGTAAAATTGTGATTACCTCTTTGATACTTTTCAGCATGGGGTTACTAGTCTGTACTGTTGCCAATACTTTGACGATAATGATCTTAGGACGCGTGTTCCAAGCAATTAGTTGTGGAATTTTCGTATCATTAACGCAAGTTGTAATTGTTCAAATTTTCCCTGCACAATCTGTAGGAACGTACATGGGAATTTATGGGTTAGCAGTAGGTGGTGTGCCTGTATTTTCGCCAACCTTGTCAGGCTATTTAACGGACAAATTAGGATACCGCGCAATCTTTGGTTTTGTTCTAGTAGTTACACTAATTGTTTTGTTGATTAGCTTAAGAAGTGTCAGTAACGTATCAACTGGTGAAAAGTTGCGTTTGGATAACGTTTCATTACTGTTATCAGTTATTGGCTTTGGTGGTTTAACGCTTGGAATTGACCAACTCGGCAGTTACGATTATCGCAAATTTGCTGTACTGCTACTTTTAATTGCCTGCATCGCACTTATTGTATTTTGCAATCGGCAGGTCAAAGCTAAAAATCCGTTCTTAAGTTTACAACCATTAAAAAATGCGGATTTTACCTTAGCATTGCTAGCAAGCATGATCTTGTATGCTGTGATGATGGCAGGCTCACTAATTTTGCCGCTATTTTTACAAAACATTCAAGGCTTTTCTTCGACAGCAACGGGATTGATTACTCTGCCGGGATCAATTGTCATGATGATTTTTAGTCCAATTGCAGGAAAATTGTTTGATAAATATGGTATTAAACCGATTTTAATCATGGGTAGTCTTGCTCTATTTATTAGTTGCGTGGGTTTGGCAAATCTATCCGCTTTGACACCCACATGGTATATTTCAATTGTTTATGCCTTTCGGATGCTAGCGATTTCGATGTTGATGATGCCATTAGTTACTTGGGGGATGCTGAAGATTGATAGCGGTTTGACAGCGCACGGGTCGGCTTTAATCAGTGCAATGCGGACATATGCTGGTGCGATTAGTATGGTTGCTTTTACAGGAATTATGACTAGCGTTGGTCATGGGAAAGTGACATTAGCAGGCATTAATAAATCATTTATCATTTTAAGCTTTTTGGCAGGATTGCAAGTTTTATTAGCTGTTGTTTATCTGATGATGCAACGCAAAAACTCCTAA
- a CDS encoding alpha-L-rhamnosidase, with protein sequence MQILEISINHMHEPIGFDFSNRVRIEFSAEVENKVDSVQKRLIIKTDSPIFDSSWQSYDNNVFDEAIPLEPRTRYTVIIQLKQADEISEGSTFFETGKMSEAFKGKWIGNSNSDLQNTLLRKHFKIEKPIKSARLYITGLGLYEAYLNGEKIGNEFLGPGVTAYDKLIQVQTYDINNFLTNNSQQELLISLGDGWYKGNFGFDGGKDNIYGSRQMALAELHINYQDGTSDVILSDHSWQTTAGKITKSAIYYGEDYDDRIAITNWQPAVEIDHSFAPLHDRLSLPIKNHEFLPVKKIIHTPKGETVLDFGQNHAGWPEFLNHEPTGTTVKLQMGEILQDGNFYRDNLREARAAFVYTSDGKEKWVRPHFTYYGYRYVKVTGLTKPISAADFRSNVIYSDMKVTGGITTNNSKVNRLFQNVLWGQKSNFMDVPTDCPQRDERLGWSGDADVFSGTAVLNMNSYAFFKKYAKDILIEQKEHHGMLTMYAPAMGVDDGGAAVWGDAATIIPWTAYLSTGDPAILRQNYSEMKAWVDWISAHSSTPNLWTGQFQFGDWLSLDGENPALPTGKTDEDFIASVYYYYSTLIVSKTAKVLKLKTDEADKYLVRAKKIKEAIRKEYITPNGRLAIDTQTAYALALYFNLIPESQKKRVVNDLVTRLDKDNNHLKTGFVGTPIICQVLSDNGYHKLATQIFLNEDFPSWLYAVNLGATTVWERWNSVLPDGSMNPEVMNSLNHYSIGAIMQWAYKYVLGLKEQTNGYQKVLLSPQFDYRLKHVTGFYESSYGQLKVDYQLETDENHTVKIKLEVPFGQTVNLELPNYQEGSIKVNGLQTDDKLTLTNGIFNITFIPQTSYIEHYSLNMPVKLLMSDSELLTQLTPINSVFSFFKDKTNLDNLGSMSLKQLNTMLPFINISDTDFSKIEQILKQTPLSEERKFLHERRSL encoded by the coding sequence ATGCAAATTTTAGAAATTTCAATTAATCATATGCATGAACCAATTGGTTTTGATTTTAGTAATAGAGTTCGAATAGAATTTAGTGCTGAAGTTGAAAACAAAGTTGATTCAGTTCAAAAAAGATTAATTATTAAAACGGATAGTCCAATTTTTGATTCATCTTGGCAAAGCTACGACAATAATGTTTTTGATGAAGCTATTCCTCTAGAACCTCGCACTCGCTACACAGTAATCATTCAATTAAAGCAAGCCGATGAAATTAGCGAAGGTTCAACATTTTTTGAAACAGGAAAAATGTCCGAAGCTTTTAAAGGTAAATGGATTGGTAACTCAAACAGTGATTTACAAAATACACTATTGCGGAAACATTTTAAAATTGAAAAGCCAATAAAAAGTGCTCGGTTATACATTACTGGTCTTGGTTTATATGAAGCCTACCTTAATGGTGAAAAAATTGGTAATGAATTTCTCGGTCCTGGTGTAACAGCCTACGATAAATTAATTCAAGTCCAAACTTACGATATCAACAATTTTTTAACTAATAACTCACAACAAGAACTGCTGATTTCCCTTGGTGATGGCTGGTATAAAGGAAACTTCGGCTTCGATGGTGGCAAAGACAATATCTATGGCTCAAGACAAATGGCACTAGCTGAATTACACATTAACTACCAAGATGGTACAAGTGACGTGATATTAAGCGATCATTCATGGCAAACAACTGCTGGAAAAATTACTAAATCAGCAATTTATTATGGTGAAGATTATGATGACAGAATTGCCATCACTAATTGGCAGCCAGCAGTAGAAATTGATCATTCATTTGCGCCTTTGCATGATCGACTAAGTTTACCAATTAAGAATCATGAATTTTTGCCAGTTAAGAAAATCATTCATACTCCAAAAGGAGAAACTGTTTTAGACTTTGGTCAGAACCATGCAGGTTGGCCAGAATTTTTAAATCATGAACCTACTGGAACGACTGTTAAATTGCAGATGGGAGAAATATTGCAAGACGGCAACTTCTATCGTGACAATTTACGTGAAGCCAGAGCTGCTTTTGTTTATACATCGGATGGCAAAGAAAAATGGGTGCGGCCCCACTTTACTTACTATGGTTATCGCTATGTCAAAGTTACAGGTTTGACCAAACCAATTTCTGCAGCCGATTTCCGTTCAAATGTTATATACTCTGATATGAAAGTCACTGGCGGCATTACTACAAATAATTCAAAAGTTAATCGTCTGTTTCAAAATGTTCTTTGGGGACAAAAGAGCAACTTTATGGATGTACCAACAGATTGCCCTCAACGTGATGAACGCTTAGGCTGGTCTGGAGATGCGGATGTCTTTTCAGGAACAGCTGTTTTAAACATGAACAGTTATGCTTTCTTTAAAAAATATGCTAAAGATATACTGATTGAACAAAAAGAACATCATGGCATGTTAACGATGTACGCTCCAGCTATGGGTGTCGATGATGGTGGTGCTGCCGTTTGGGGCGATGCCGCGACTATTATTCCGTGGACAGCATATTTGTCTACTGGTGATCCTGCAATTTTAAGACAGAATTATTCAGAAATGAAAGCATGGGTTGACTGGATTAGTGCTCATAGTTCAACACCGAATCTCTGGACTGGACAATTTCAATTTGGAGATTGGCTTTCACTAGATGGTGAAAATCCTGCACTTCCAACTGGTAAAACAGATGAGGATTTTATTGCTTCAGTATATTACTATTATTCAACCTTAATTGTCTCTAAAACTGCTAAAGTACTTAAACTTAAAACAGACGAGGCTGATAAATATTTAGTAAGGGCTAAAAAAATAAAAGAAGCAATTCGTAAAGAATACATTACTCCAAATGGTCGGTTAGCAATTGATACTCAAACTGCTTACGCGTTAGCTCTGTACTTTAATTTAATTCCAGAAAGCCAAAAGAAGCGCGTAGTAAATGACTTGGTTACTAGACTAGATAAAGATAATAATCATCTTAAAACAGGCTTTGTTGGTACGCCAATAATTTGTCAGGTCTTATCAGATAATGGGTATCATAAGCTGGCAACACAGATTTTCTTAAATGAAGATTTTCCAAGTTGGCTATATGCAGTTAACTTAGGAGCAACGACGGTTTGGGAAAGATGGAATTCTGTATTACCTGATGGTTCGATGAATCCTGAGGTAATGAACTCGTTAAATCATTACTCTATTGGAGCAATTATGCAGTGGGCATACAAATATGTTTTGGGGCTTAAAGAACAAACAAATGGTTATCAAAAGGTTCTACTTTCACCACAATTTGACTACCGCTTAAAGCATGTTACTGGCTTTTATGAAAGTTCATATGGTCAATTAAAAGTAGATTACCAATTGGAAACTGATGAAAATCATACCGTAAAGATAAAACTTGAAGTTCCGTTTGGTCAAACCGTTAATTTAGAGCTTCCTAACTATCAAGAAGGTAGTATTAAAGTTAATGGATTACAGACGGATGACAAATTAACTTTAACAAACGGCATATTTAATATTACCTTTATACCTCAAACTAGCTATATTGAACATTATTCTTTAAATATGCCGGTTAAACTATTAATGAGTGATTCAGAGTTACTTACACAGCTGACGCCAATTAATTCAGTATTTTCATTTTTTAAAGACAAGACAAACTTGGACAATTTAGGTTCAATGTCATTAAAGCAACTAAATACCATGTTACCCTTTATTAATATTTCCGATACTGACTTCAGTAAAATTGAGCAGATATTAAAACAAACACCATTATCAGAAGAAAGGAAGTTTTTGCATGAAAGGCGTTCTCTTTGA
- a CDS encoding TetR/AcrR family transcriptional regulator, which translates to MKNNCNQANKYAKQKIQQIYLKMINETPNQRVKIIDLCKRAGINRSTFYSYYYDADEVLEELQVAHMNALQKILADDAIKHQNLKQALTKILTLIKQEQNFYYYYFVTKNQATTLNVLDNSVIAEELKQQNNGCGSEEFIYDLNFFNGGMAAIIKLWLKNDCQTPVASLVTILLNKINKNA; encoded by the coding sequence ATGAAAAATAATTGTAATCAAGCTAATAAATATGCAAAGCAGAAAATCCAGCAAATTTATCTTAAGATGATTAATGAAACGCCAAATCAACGGGTAAAAATAATTGATTTATGTAAAAGAGCGGGAATTAATCGTAGCACATTTTATTCATATTATTATGATGCAGATGAAGTTTTAGAAGAACTGCAAGTAGCTCATATGAATGCATTGCAAAAAATCTTAGCTGATGACGCGATCAAACACCAAAATCTCAAACAGGCGTTAACCAAAATTTTGACCTTAATCAAGCAGGAGCAGAATTTTTATTACTATTATTTTGTTACTAAAAATCAGGCAACTACATTGAATGTTCTTGACAATTCTGTCATTGCAGAAGAACTTAAACAGCAAAATAATGGCTGTGGTTCAGAAGAATTTATTTATGATCTTAATTTCTTTAATGGAGGGATGGCGGCAATAATCAAATTATGGCTAAAAAATGATTGCCAAACACCTGTTGCAAGTCTAGTAACGATTTTGCTTAATAAAATTAATAAGAATGCATAA